A window of Thermosynechococcus sp. NK55a contains these coding sequences:
- a CDS encoding CHAT domain-containing tetratricopeptide repeat protein encodes MKRFLSHRCCFAILLAIATATGVDFPAFGQNETQQLRDIMQRLDALQQRYSAAVSELDVIRKTSFGGDTHNVIALTNQIEQFQKQGNYGAAVAPARDLVAIAERVLGPNHPTVAAALNNLAVTYKELGNFSEAIPLYQRSLAIREQALGPNHPDVATSLNNLANLYTDQGNYGEALPLYQRALRIREQALGKNHPDVGLSVHNLAVMDHLQGSLTTALPLYQRSLGLLEPALGAEHPLVATVLNNLAELYRAQGNYGAALPLYQRSLTIREKVLGTDHPDVATSLNNLAELYRVQGNYGAALPLYQRSIALRQRTLGGDHPYLALSLANLAKAYWAQGNINEALTALNRALEIEEINLSRNLVVGSEEYKRNYLATFQDSTNTAISFHLQGNPQNPAVANLALTTILRRKGRLLDVLAATISRLRNQLDAVAQQQLDELIRVRTQIASLTFGRDRPPLASQMSQLQQRANQLEAQLVSQNANFRLEFTPVTLRVVQQAIPANAVLLEFIEYVPYNPKTNRWEAPRYALYGLKNSGTPQWQDLGTVADLNTVIKAARQRMADPRLPATVTKPSLKAAYERLLAPLEPFLAGSTHLLVAPDGQLNTLSFEALVDRQDRYLVQSYTITLLTSGRDLLRLQQRRKPANPPLVVGNPTFSQGSGRALAGGQRGVNPRSLDLRSLTFTELPGTATEVKTLSTLLPQAQVLTGRDATETAIKETRGPRVLHLATHGFFLERPSVSPQGLQNTRGLNAYVPLGGENPLLRSGLALAGFNQRQSGVDDGVLTAFEVTGLNLDGTELVVMSACDTGRGDILNGDGVYGLRRGFTLAGARTQVSSLWKVDDTTTQQLMVIFYQHLAAGKGRSEALRQAQLQLMNDPRKQSPYFWAAFVSSGEWRPLP; translated from the coding sequence ATGAAACGGTTCTTGAGCCATCGGTGCTGTTTTGCGATTCTGTTGGCGATCGCCACCGCCACAGGAGTTGATTTCCCGGCATTTGGGCAAAATGAAACCCAACAGTTGCGCGATATTATGCAGCGGTTGGATGCCCTCCAACAGCGCTATAGTGCTGCCGTCAGTGAACTAGACGTGATTCGTAAAACCTCCTTTGGCGGCGATACCCATAATGTTATTGCCCTTACAAATCAAATTGAGCAATTCCAAAAACAGGGGAATTATGGCGCAGCGGTGGCACCCGCGCGGGACTTGGTGGCGATCGCCGAGCGGGTTTTAGGGCCTAATCACCCCACCGTTGCCGCCGCCTTGAACAATCTTGCCGTTACCTACAAGGAACTCGGCAACTTTAGTGAGGCCATTCCCCTTTACCAGCGAAGCTTGGCCATCCGTGAACAAGCCCTTGGCCCAAATCATCCCGATGTTGCCACCAGCCTCAATAACCTCGCCAATCTCTACACCGATCAAGGTAACTACGGCGAGGCGCTGCCCCTCTACCAGCGTGCCCTTAGGATCCGTGAACAAGCCCTTGGCAAGAACCATCCCGATGTGGGCTTGAGTGTCCACAACTTGGCAGTGATGGACCATTTGCAGGGCAGCTTAACCACGGCCTTGCCCCTATACCAGCGCAGTCTCGGCCTCCTTGAACCCGCCTTAGGGGCAGAACATCCCCTTGTGGCAACAGTGTTGAATAACCTTGCCGAACTCTATCGTGCTCAGGGTAATTATGGTGCCGCGCTTCCCCTTTACCAACGCAGTTTGACTATCCGTGAAAAGGTGCTGGGGACAGATCACCCCGATGTTGCTACGAGTCTTAACAACTTGGCTGAACTCTATCGGGTACAGGGGAATTACGGGGCAGCACTTCCCCTCTATCAGCGCAGTATTGCCCTGCGGCAGCGTACCCTCGGTGGCGACCATCCCTACTTGGCTCTGAGTCTTGCCAACTTAGCAAAAGCCTACTGGGCACAGGGGAATATCAATGAAGCCTTAACGGCCCTCAACCGGGCCCTTGAGATTGAAGAGATCAACCTCAGCCGTAACCTAGTGGTTGGTTCCGAGGAGTATAAACGCAACTATCTAGCCACATTTCAAGACTCCACCAATACCGCCATTTCCTTCCATTTGCAGGGGAATCCCCAGAATCCAGCAGTAGCCAACCTCGCGCTGACAACCATTTTGCGCCGTAAAGGTCGATTGTTGGATGTTTTAGCGGCAACGATCAGCCGCCTGCGCAATCAACTGGATGCGGTGGCTCAGCAGCAACTGGATGAATTAATTCGGGTGCGAACACAGATTGCCAGCCTCACCTTTGGGCGCGATCGCCCACCCCTGGCCAGCCAAATGAGCCAACTGCAACAGCGTGCTAACCAACTGGAAGCGCAACTGGTGAGCCAAAATGCCAACTTCCGTTTAGAATTCACCCCCGTAACCCTCAGGGTTGTGCAGCAAGCTATTCCCGCCAATGCCGTGCTGCTGGAGTTTATTGAATATGTGCCCTACAACCCAAAAACCAACCGTTGGGAGGCTCCCCGCTACGCCCTCTATGGGCTGAAGAATAGCGGTACCCCCCAATGGCAAGACTTGGGTACGGTGGCTGATCTGAATACGGTCATTAAAGCGGCGCGACAGCGGATGGCGGATCCAAGATTGCCAGCTACGGTAACGAAGCCCTCTTTGAAGGCGGCCTATGAGCGCCTCTTGGCTCCTTTGGAACCCTTCCTAGCGGGCAGTACCCATCTGCTAGTGGCTCCCGATGGTCAGTTGAACACTCTGTCCTTTGAGGCTCTGGTGGATCGGCAGGATCGCTATCTAGTGCAGTCCTATACGATCACACTGCTCACCTCAGGCCGCGACTTGCTGCGGCTGCAACAGCGGCGCAAACCTGCAAATCCCCCCTTGGTGGTGGGTAATCCCACCTTTAGTCAAGGGAGTGGTCGCGCCCTGGCAGGGGGTCAGCGGGGGGTCAACCCGCGATCGCTGGATTTGCGCAGCCTCACATTTACAGAATTGCCGGGGACGGCCACCGAGGTAAAAACCCTGAGCACCCTGTTGCCCCAAGCTCAAGTGCTCACGGGTAGGGATGCCACCGAAACGGCAATCAAAGAAACCCGAGGCCCCCGTGTGCTTCACCTGGCCACCCATGGATTTTTCTTGGAAAGGCCGTCCGTGTCTCCCCAAGGCCTGCAAAATACCCGTGGTCTGAATGCCTATGTCCCCTTGGGTGGTGAAAATCCCCTTTTGCGTTCTGGTCTGGCGCTGGCGGGTTTCAATCAACGGCAGAGCGGGGTGGATGATGGGGTATTAACGGCTTTTGAAGTCACCGGCCTCAACCTCGATGGCACCGAGTTAGTGGTGATGTCCGCCTGTGATACGGGACGCGGTGATATTCTCAATGGCGATGGTGTCTATGGATTGCGGCGAGGCTTTACCTTGGCGGGGGCACGCACCCAAGTGAGTTCCCTCTGGAAAGTGGACGACACCACAACTCAACAACTCATGGTTATCTTTTATCAACATCTGGCAGCGGGCAAAGGACGTAGTGAAGCCCTCCGCCAAGCTCAGTTGCAGTTAATGAATGACCCCCGCAAGCAAAGTCCCTATTTTTGGGCTGCCTTTGTCAGTAGTGGTGAGTGGCGACCGCTTCCTTAG
- a CDS encoding co-chaperone YbbN, giving the protein MKGIQQFNIEGFQRQIRSAPVPVIVHFWAPWCSLCHLIDPLLDQLEQSLPQQLQILRINADENFALSRHFQLTSLPTLLFFDRGELVQRFEPGCVRGDFRQALQQLLIHLFPSRLPAESHRF; this is encoded by the coding sequence GTGAAGGGCATTCAGCAATTTAATATCGAAGGATTCCAGCGGCAAATTCGCAGTGCCCCTGTGCCTGTGATCGTGCATTTTTGGGCTCCTTGGTGTAGCCTGTGCCACCTCATTGATCCTCTCCTGGATCAACTGGAGCAGTCGCTACCCCAACAGTTGCAAATTCTCAGGATCAATGCCGATGAAAACTTTGCCCTCAGTCGTCACTTTCAATTGACGAGCTTGCCAACGCTTCTCTTTTTTGATCGTGGGGAATTGGTGCAGCGGTTTGAGCCTGGCTGTGTGAGGGGGGACTTTCGTCAAGCTTTGCAGCAACTGCTTATCCACCTGTTTCCTAGCCGATTGCCCGCTGAGTCCCACCGCTTCTAA
- a CDS encoding DUF58 domain-containing protein, with translation MTKLRRLNQLLEERWVTPAYGGLLLLGMNLFFFAAAINSMAGWLYVITGIIFGLLLVAAILPPRHLQGLVLERVKVAPVHAGDRLRLTVLLTNATQTPRHNLQVIDPVPRGLWSATQREFPQQAIEQLLPQQTLPWQYELIPSRRGVYEWQQLRLRTGAPLGLFWCQRSFPVPQQVVVYPQVLQLQQCPLLDQLGQEISQEWRDRQHHLHIAQEGITRALRPYRWGDPLRLVHWRTSARYGELRVREFDTFSGGNAVTIALDTRPHWSEADFEQAVIAAASLYLYSLQQQIPVQFWSPVTGMLHGQPTVLRALAAIAPGDSAAEYPLDSLVWLTSQWPSPEPLPPGSVTVLWGEPPPRRQGPILWIDRNRPLGIQLQTPISYPRP, from the coding sequence ATGACCAAGCTGCGTCGTCTCAATCAGCTTTTGGAGGAACGCTGGGTGACCCCCGCCTATGGGGGACTGCTGCTGCTGGGAATGAATCTGTTTTTCTTTGCCGCTGCCATTAACTCCATGGCAGGTTGGCTCTACGTTATTACGGGGATCATTTTTGGTCTGCTCTTGGTGGCGGCAATTTTACCACCGCGCCATTTGCAGGGATTAGTGCTGGAGCGTGTAAAGGTGGCTCCAGTGCATGCGGGCGATCGCCTCCGCCTTACGGTCTTGCTCACCAACGCCACCCAAACGCCTCGCCACAATCTGCAAGTGATTGACCCGGTTCCCCGTGGCCTCTGGTCAGCTACTCAGCGCGAATTTCCCCAACAGGCGATCGAGCAACTGCTACCACAGCAAACCCTGCCTTGGCAGTACGAGCTTATCCCATCCCGTCGGGGCGTTTATGAATGGCAACAGCTTCGGCTGCGCACCGGCGCCCCCTTGGGCCTCTTTTGGTGTCAGCGTTCCTTTCCTGTACCACAACAGGTGGTGGTTTATCCACAGGTTCTGCAACTGCAACAGTGTCCTTTATTAGATCAGTTGGGGCAAGAGATTTCCCAGGAGTGGCGCGATCGCCAGCATCATCTTCACATTGCCCAAGAGGGCATCACCCGGGCCTTGCGTCCCTACCGCTGGGGAGACCCTTTGCGTCTGGTGCATTGGCGCACCAGTGCGCGCTATGGAGAACTGCGGGTGCGAGAGTTTGATACCTTTAGCGGTGGCAATGCGGTGACTATTGCCCTTGATACCCGTCCCCACTGGAGCGAGGCAGACTTTGAGCAGGCGGTCATTGCGGCGGCCAGCCTCTACCTTTACAGTTTGCAACAGCAAATTCCCGTTCAGTTTTGGAGTCCGGTCACGGGGATGCTCCACGGTCAACCAACCGTCCTGCGGGCACTGGCGGCGATCGCCCCCGGCGACTCCGCTGCTGAGTATCCCCTTGATTCCCTTGTCTGGCTCACTAGTCAATGGCCTAGCCCTGAACCTTTGCCCCCCGGCAGTGTCACTGTGCTCTGGGGAGAGCCACCCCCGCGGCGGCAAGGGCCAATCCTTTGGATTGATCGCAATCGCCCCCTCGGCATCCAATTACAAACCCCTATCAGCTACCCCCGGCCCTAA